One genomic segment of Panicum virgatum strain AP13 chromosome 2N, P.virgatum_v5, whole genome shotgun sequence includes these proteins:
- the LOC120660711 gene encoding 5'-nucleotidase domain-containing protein DDB_G0275467-like isoform X2 gives MAAAAARRLLVLTRRGSLSPAPSTAASRSRRDPRSLCTLSTTLRSGAGEDEIERIRREFEDAKRNYLSIPAAIKDMPKMNPQGIYVNKNVKLDDLHVYGFDYDYTLSHYSEHLQCLIYDLAKKHLVNELKYPESCLKYEYDRSFPIRGLYYDRLKGCLLKLDFFGSIEPDGCFFGRRKLSLSEIKELYGTRHIGRDQALQLVGLMDVFCFSEACLLADIVQHFIDAKLEFDASYVYEDVNRSIQHVHRSGLIHRQILSEPQKFLIKKSQVFRFLKMLREKGKKLFLLTNSPFHFVDGGMRYLLEDQHFDGNSWRELFDVVIAQANKPAFYNSDHPFRVYDTQKDTLAFTAVDKFLPDQVYYHGCLKSFLQITKWRGPEVIYFGDHLLSDLRGPSKAGWRTAAVIRELEDEIEIQNSDSYRFQQAKLSIIHDLLGKVHATVVSTEKGQVYRALLDELNAERRQCRSGMRDLFNSSFGATFLTDTGRESSFAYHIHQYADIYTSKLENFLSYAPESWLHPPHDIKIMPHNAKYPLWFLCETT, from the exons atggcggcggccgcggcgaggcggctcCTCGTGCTCACTCGCCGCGGGTCCCTCTCGCCGGCGCCCTCCACTGCGGCGTCGCGATCCCGGCGAG ATCCGCGCTCGCTGTGCACGCTCTCCACCACGCTTCGGTCtggcgccggcgaggacgagATCGAGCGCATCCGCCGCGAGTTCGAGGACGCCAAGCGCAACTACCTCAGCATCCCCGCCGCCATCAAGGACATGCCCAAGATGAACCCGCAAG GCATCTACGTGAACAAGAACGTCAAGCTGGATGACCTGCACGTCTACGGCTTCGACTACGACTACACGCTCTCCCACTACTCCGAACACTTGCAGTGCCTCATCTACGATCTCGCCAAGAAGCACTTGGTCAATGAG CTGAAATATCCAGAGAGCTGCTTGAAGTACGAGTATGACCGCTCTTTTCCTATCAGGGGCCTTTACTATGACAGACTCAAAGGTTGCCTTCTCAAGCTTGATTTCTTTGGTTCAATTGAACCAGACGGTTGCTTCTTTGGGCGGAGGAAG CTGAGTTTGAGTGAGATAAAAGAGCTCTACGGCACACGGCATATTGGCAGAGACCAAGCTCTCCAACTTGTTGGGCTGATGGATGTCTTCTGTTTTAGCGAG GCATGTCTCCTTGCTGATATTGTTCAACACTTTATAGATGCCAAACTGGAGTTTGATGCCTCTTATGTATATGAAGATGTAAATCGATCGATTCAGCATGTCCACAGAAGTGGTTTAATTCACAGGCAAATTCTTTCTGAGCCCCAGAAATTTCTGATAAAAAAA AGCCAGGTGTTCCGTTTCTTAAAGATGctaagagagaaaggaaaaaagctGTTTCTTCTTACCAATTCACCTTTCCATTTCGTAGATGGAGGGATGCGTTATTTGCTGGAG GACCAGCATTTTGATGGAAATTCCTGGAGGGAACTCTTTGATGTTGTGATTGCGCAGGCAAATAAACCAGCTTTTTATAACTCAGACCACCCATTCAG GGTGTATGACACTCAAAAGGACACCTTAGCTTTTACTGCAGTCGACAAGTTTCTGCCAGATCAAGTATACTACCATGGCTGTTTGAAATCATTTCTGCAGATCACAAAGTGGAGAGGTCCAGAG GTGATATACTTTGGTGATCATCTTTTGAGCGACTTGAGAGGACCTTCAAAAGCTGGTTGGCGAACAGCTGCTGTAATTCGAGAACTCGAG GATGAAATAGAAATACAGAACAGTGATAGCTACCGGTTTCAACAG GCAAAATTGAGTATAATACATGATCTTCTTGGGAAAGTCCATGCAACCGTTGTTAGCACTGAGAAAGGCCAAGTTTACAGAGCATTGCTTGATGAATTGAATGCAGAAAGACGACAATGCCGATCTGGGATGCGAGATCTGTTCAATAGCTCTTTTGGCGCAACTTTTCTTACAGATACAGGAAGGGAATCATCATTTGCCTATCACATTCATCAATATGCAGATATTTACACAAGCAAGCTCGAGAACTTCTTATCATATGCCCCTGAATCTTGGCTTCATCCACCTCATGACATAAAGATCATGCCACACAACGCGAAG TACCCATTATGGTTTCTGTGTGAGACCACGTGA
- the LOC120660711 gene encoding 5'-nucleotidase domain-containing protein DDB_G0275467-like isoform X4, giving the protein MAAAAARRLLVLTRRGSLSPAPSTAASRSRRDPRSLCTLSTTLRSGAGEDEIERIRREFEDAKRNYLSIPAAIKDMPKPLLLSAKGIYVNKNVKLDDLHVYGFDYDYTLSHYSEHLQCLIYDLAKKHLVNELKYPESCLKYEYDRSFPIRGLYYDRLKGCLLKLDFFGSIEPDGCFFGRRKLSLSEIKELYGTRHIGRDQALQLVGLMDVFCFSEACLLADIVQHFIDAKLEFDASYVYEDVNRSIQHVHRSGLIHRQILSEPQKFLIKKDQHFDGNSWRELFDVVIAQANKPAFYNSDHPFRVYDTQKDTLAFTAVDKFLPDQVYYHGCLKSFLQITKWRGPEVIYFGDHLLSDLRGPSKAGWRTAAVIRELEDEIEIQNSDSYRFQQAKLSIIHDLLGKVHATVVSTEKGQVYRALLDELNAERRQCRSGMRDLFNSSFGATFLTDTGRESSFAYHIHQYADIYTSKLENFLSYAPESWLHPPHDIKIMPHNAKYPLWFLCETT; this is encoded by the exons atggcggcggccgcggcgaggcggctcCTCGTGCTCACTCGCCGCGGGTCCCTCTCGCCGGCGCCCTCCACTGCGGCGTCGCGATCCCGGCGAG ATCCGCGCTCGCTGTGCACGCTCTCCACCACGCTTCGGTCtggcgccggcgaggacgagATCGAGCGCATCCGCCGCGAGTTCGAGGACGCCAAGCGCAACTACCTCAGCATCCCCGCCGCCATCAAGGACATGCCCAA GCCGTTACTCTTGAGCGCCAAAG GCATCTACGTGAACAAGAACGTCAAGCTGGATGACCTGCACGTCTACGGCTTCGACTACGACTACACGCTCTCCCACTACTCCGAACACTTGCAGTGCCTCATCTACGATCTCGCCAAGAAGCACTTGGTCAATGAG CTGAAATATCCAGAGAGCTGCTTGAAGTACGAGTATGACCGCTCTTTTCCTATCAGGGGCCTTTACTATGACAGACTCAAAGGTTGCCTTCTCAAGCTTGATTTCTTTGGTTCAATTGAACCAGACGGTTGCTTCTTTGGGCGGAGGAAG CTGAGTTTGAGTGAGATAAAAGAGCTCTACGGCACACGGCATATTGGCAGAGACCAAGCTCTCCAACTTGTTGGGCTGATGGATGTCTTCTGTTTTAGCGAG GCATGTCTCCTTGCTGATATTGTTCAACACTTTATAGATGCCAAACTGGAGTTTGATGCCTCTTATGTATATGAAGATGTAAATCGATCGATTCAGCATGTCCACAGAAGTGGTTTAATTCACAGGCAAATTCTTTCTGAGCCCCAGAAATTTCTGATAAAAAAA GACCAGCATTTTGATGGAAATTCCTGGAGGGAACTCTTTGATGTTGTGATTGCGCAGGCAAATAAACCAGCTTTTTATAACTCAGACCACCCATTCAG GGTGTATGACACTCAAAAGGACACCTTAGCTTTTACTGCAGTCGACAAGTTTCTGCCAGATCAAGTATACTACCATGGCTGTTTGAAATCATTTCTGCAGATCACAAAGTGGAGAGGTCCAGAG GTGATATACTTTGGTGATCATCTTTTGAGCGACTTGAGAGGACCTTCAAAAGCTGGTTGGCGAACAGCTGCTGTAATTCGAGAACTCGAG GATGAAATAGAAATACAGAACAGTGATAGCTACCGGTTTCAACAG GCAAAATTGAGTATAATACATGATCTTCTTGGGAAAGTCCATGCAACCGTTGTTAGCACTGAGAAAGGCCAAGTTTACAGAGCATTGCTTGATGAATTGAATGCAGAAAGACGACAATGCCGATCTGGGATGCGAGATCTGTTCAATAGCTCTTTTGGCGCAACTTTTCTTACAGATACAGGAAGGGAATCATCATTTGCCTATCACATTCATCAATATGCAGATATTTACACAAGCAAGCTCGAGAACTTCTTATCATATGCCCCTGAATCTTGGCTTCATCCACCTCATGACATAAAGATCATGCCACACAACGCGAAG TACCCATTATGGTTTCTGTGTGAGACCACGTGA
- the LOC120660711 gene encoding 5'-nucleotidase domain-containing protein DDB_G0275467-like isoform X1, translating into MAAAAARRLLVLTRRGSLSPAPSTAASRSRRDPRSLCTLSTTLRSGAGEDEIERIRREFEDAKRNYLSIPAAIKDMPKPLLLSAKGIYVNKNVKLDDLHVYGFDYDYTLSHYSEHLQCLIYDLAKKHLVNELKYPESCLKYEYDRSFPIRGLYYDRLKGCLLKLDFFGSIEPDGCFFGRRKLSLSEIKELYGTRHIGRDQALQLVGLMDVFCFSEACLLADIVQHFIDAKLEFDASYVYEDVNRSIQHVHRSGLIHRQILSEPQKFLIKKSQVFRFLKMLREKGKKLFLLTNSPFHFVDGGMRYLLEDQHFDGNSWRELFDVVIAQANKPAFYNSDHPFRVYDTQKDTLAFTAVDKFLPDQVYYHGCLKSFLQITKWRGPEVIYFGDHLLSDLRGPSKAGWRTAAVIRELEDEIEIQNSDSYRFQQAKLSIIHDLLGKVHATVVSTEKGQVYRALLDELNAERRQCRSGMRDLFNSSFGATFLTDTGRESSFAYHIHQYADIYTSKLENFLSYAPESWLHPPHDIKIMPHNAKYPLWFLCETT; encoded by the exons atggcggcggccgcggcgaggcggctcCTCGTGCTCACTCGCCGCGGGTCCCTCTCGCCGGCGCCCTCCACTGCGGCGTCGCGATCCCGGCGAG ATCCGCGCTCGCTGTGCACGCTCTCCACCACGCTTCGGTCtggcgccggcgaggacgagATCGAGCGCATCCGCCGCGAGTTCGAGGACGCCAAGCGCAACTACCTCAGCATCCCCGCCGCCATCAAGGACATGCCCAA GCCGTTACTCTTGAGCGCCAAAG GCATCTACGTGAACAAGAACGTCAAGCTGGATGACCTGCACGTCTACGGCTTCGACTACGACTACACGCTCTCCCACTACTCCGAACACTTGCAGTGCCTCATCTACGATCTCGCCAAGAAGCACTTGGTCAATGAG CTGAAATATCCAGAGAGCTGCTTGAAGTACGAGTATGACCGCTCTTTTCCTATCAGGGGCCTTTACTATGACAGACTCAAAGGTTGCCTTCTCAAGCTTGATTTCTTTGGTTCAATTGAACCAGACGGTTGCTTCTTTGGGCGGAGGAAG CTGAGTTTGAGTGAGATAAAAGAGCTCTACGGCACACGGCATATTGGCAGAGACCAAGCTCTCCAACTTGTTGGGCTGATGGATGTCTTCTGTTTTAGCGAG GCATGTCTCCTTGCTGATATTGTTCAACACTTTATAGATGCCAAACTGGAGTTTGATGCCTCTTATGTATATGAAGATGTAAATCGATCGATTCAGCATGTCCACAGAAGTGGTTTAATTCACAGGCAAATTCTTTCTGAGCCCCAGAAATTTCTGATAAAAAAA AGCCAGGTGTTCCGTTTCTTAAAGATGctaagagagaaaggaaaaaagctGTTTCTTCTTACCAATTCACCTTTCCATTTCGTAGATGGAGGGATGCGTTATTTGCTGGAG GACCAGCATTTTGATGGAAATTCCTGGAGGGAACTCTTTGATGTTGTGATTGCGCAGGCAAATAAACCAGCTTTTTATAACTCAGACCACCCATTCAG GGTGTATGACACTCAAAAGGACACCTTAGCTTTTACTGCAGTCGACAAGTTTCTGCCAGATCAAGTATACTACCATGGCTGTTTGAAATCATTTCTGCAGATCACAAAGTGGAGAGGTCCAGAG GTGATATACTTTGGTGATCATCTTTTGAGCGACTTGAGAGGACCTTCAAAAGCTGGTTGGCGAACAGCTGCTGTAATTCGAGAACTCGAG GATGAAATAGAAATACAGAACAGTGATAGCTACCGGTTTCAACAG GCAAAATTGAGTATAATACATGATCTTCTTGGGAAAGTCCATGCAACCGTTGTTAGCACTGAGAAAGGCCAAGTTTACAGAGCATTGCTTGATGAATTGAATGCAGAAAGACGACAATGCCGATCTGGGATGCGAGATCTGTTCAATAGCTCTTTTGGCGCAACTTTTCTTACAGATACAGGAAGGGAATCATCATTTGCCTATCACATTCATCAATATGCAGATATTTACACAAGCAAGCTCGAGAACTTCTTATCATATGCCCCTGAATCTTGGCTTCATCCACCTCATGACATAAAGATCATGCCACACAACGCGAAG TACCCATTATGGTTTCTGTGTGAGACCACGTGA
- the LOC120660711 gene encoding 5'-nucleotidase domain-containing protein DDB_G0275467-like isoform X3 — protein sequence MAAAAARRLLVLTRRGSLSPAPSTAASRSRRDPRSLCTLSTTLRSGAGEDEIERIRREFEDAKRNYLSIPAAIKDMPKMNPQGIYVNKNVKLDDLHVYGFDYDYTLSHYSEHLQCLIYDLAKKHLVNELKYPESCLKYEYDRSFPIRGLYYDRLKGCLLKLDFFGSIEPDGCFFGRRKLSLSEIKELYGTRHIGRDQALQLVGLMDVFCFSEACLLADIVQHFIDAKLEFDASYVYEDVNRSIQHVHRSGLIHRQILSEPQKFLIKKSQVFRFLKMLREKGKKLFLLTNSPFHFVDGGMRYLLEDQHFDGNSWRELFDVVIAQANKPAFYNSDHPFRVYDTQKDTLAFTAVDKFLPDQVYYHGCLKSFLQITKWRGPEVIYFGDHLLSDLRGPSKAGWRTAAVIRELEDEIEIQNSDSYRFQQAKLSIIHDLLGKVHATVVSTEKGQVYRALLDELNAERRQCRSGMRDLFNSSFGATFLTDTGRESSFAYHIHQYADIYTSKLENFLSYAPESWLHPPHDIKIMPHNAKVPASLFSTS from the exons atggcggcggccgcggcgaggcggctcCTCGTGCTCACTCGCCGCGGGTCCCTCTCGCCGGCGCCCTCCACTGCGGCGTCGCGATCCCGGCGAG ATCCGCGCTCGCTGTGCACGCTCTCCACCACGCTTCGGTCtggcgccggcgaggacgagATCGAGCGCATCCGCCGCGAGTTCGAGGACGCCAAGCGCAACTACCTCAGCATCCCCGCCGCCATCAAGGACATGCCCAAGATGAACCCGCAAG GCATCTACGTGAACAAGAACGTCAAGCTGGATGACCTGCACGTCTACGGCTTCGACTACGACTACACGCTCTCCCACTACTCCGAACACTTGCAGTGCCTCATCTACGATCTCGCCAAGAAGCACTTGGTCAATGAG CTGAAATATCCAGAGAGCTGCTTGAAGTACGAGTATGACCGCTCTTTTCCTATCAGGGGCCTTTACTATGACAGACTCAAAGGTTGCCTTCTCAAGCTTGATTTCTTTGGTTCAATTGAACCAGACGGTTGCTTCTTTGGGCGGAGGAAG CTGAGTTTGAGTGAGATAAAAGAGCTCTACGGCACACGGCATATTGGCAGAGACCAAGCTCTCCAACTTGTTGGGCTGATGGATGTCTTCTGTTTTAGCGAG GCATGTCTCCTTGCTGATATTGTTCAACACTTTATAGATGCCAAACTGGAGTTTGATGCCTCTTATGTATATGAAGATGTAAATCGATCGATTCAGCATGTCCACAGAAGTGGTTTAATTCACAGGCAAATTCTTTCTGAGCCCCAGAAATTTCTGATAAAAAAA AGCCAGGTGTTCCGTTTCTTAAAGATGctaagagagaaaggaaaaaagctGTTTCTTCTTACCAATTCACCTTTCCATTTCGTAGATGGAGGGATGCGTTATTTGCTGGAG GACCAGCATTTTGATGGAAATTCCTGGAGGGAACTCTTTGATGTTGTGATTGCGCAGGCAAATAAACCAGCTTTTTATAACTCAGACCACCCATTCAG GGTGTATGACACTCAAAAGGACACCTTAGCTTTTACTGCAGTCGACAAGTTTCTGCCAGATCAAGTATACTACCATGGCTGTTTGAAATCATTTCTGCAGATCACAAAGTGGAGAGGTCCAGAG GTGATATACTTTGGTGATCATCTTTTGAGCGACTTGAGAGGACCTTCAAAAGCTGGTTGGCGAACAGCTGCTGTAATTCGAGAACTCGAG GATGAAATAGAAATACAGAACAGTGATAGCTACCGGTTTCAACAG GCAAAATTGAGTATAATACATGATCTTCTTGGGAAAGTCCATGCAACCGTTGTTAGCACTGAGAAAGGCCAAGTTTACAGAGCATTGCTTGATGAATTGAATGCAGAAAGACGACAATGCCGATCTGGGATGCGAGATCTGTTCAATAGCTCTTTTGGCGCAACTTTTCTTACAGATACAGGAAGGGAATCATCATTTGCCTATCACATTCATCAATATGCAGATATTTACACAAGCAAGCTCGAGAACTTCTTATCATATGCCCCTGAATCTTGGCTTCATCCACCTCATGACATAAAGATCATGCCACACAACGCGAAG GTCCCAGCAAGCCTTTTCAGTACCTCCTAG